The genomic window TCAAGCTGTCCTGGAGGAACTCATCGAAGGAATGGGCGGTGAGGGCCAGGATGGGGCCGGTGTGGCCCCCCTCGCGGAGCATGCGGGTCGCCTCGTAGCCGTCGACGAGGGGCATCTCCAGGTCCATGAAGATCAGGTCGAAGGGGTTCCCCGCGCGGAGGGCGGCCAGGCCGATGTCCGCGGCATGGCGACCGTTGGCCACGCCCAGGACCTCCAGGCCCATCAGGGCGAGCTGGCGGGCGAGGATCTCCCGCATGTCGCCGTTGTCCTCCGCCAGCAGCACGCGGGGGGCCGGGGGCACGGGGAGGCGCGCATCCCCGTCATCCGCCTCGGGCCGCCTCGGCGTGCACGCCCCCTCCCCGGGACGATCGGCCTTCGGGCCTGGGATGACGTGCCGATTCAGGCCTGGGGACCCGGCGTCGGAGATCACGGGCACCGCCCCCTTCACGACCGCGGAACGATCCGGCCACCGGAAGCCGTCGCATCGATCTGGGGCCGTCCACAACGCCCCGGCAGGACGAGGCCGACCGGCCCCGGATCGGCCCCTACGCGTGAATTCGAGCCCCGCGACCGCCGATGACTCGGGCGGCCGTGCGGGGAGGCGGGCCACTCATCCCCGGCGGGCCCCGGGGGCCATCATCAGCCCGGACGCGACCATGGCCCGCGCGGCCATGGGAACATCGAGGTAACAGTCATCACCCCGGATGCCCGCGGCGGCATCCGTCGGCGTTCCCCCGGCCCGCCCGGCGACGCCGGGCCTCACGCCGCCGGGGCGCCCTCGGGCGCCCCATGACGGGATGGGAGCATTATATCCCGCCGGAGAACATCTGAATACACGAACGATTTCTTATTCAAGCCCTCACGCACGGCCATTGTACGGCCGCGGGGCGCCGCGATCAAGGAGGATTTCGGGGCCGGCGAGGTCCCGCGGCCGGCCGCGCACGGCGGGGCCCGCGACGCTACCTTCGGCGCGCCCTGCGGGCTAAGATGGGGGGCCGACGCACCTCGTCCTGCGCCCCCGGGACGTGCGTCGGGCCGCAATCCCTGCACACGAACCCATGCGAGCTTCCACGATGAATCGACCACGGATGTCCCGGATGCCGCTGATCGCCGCGGTTGGACTGCTCCTGCCCTTCGCCTCCCCCCTCCCCGCGGCCGCGACGGCCGCCGCCCAGCCCCCCGCCCCCGCCGCCGACGCGAAGCCCGCCGAGGGGGACCAGGAGGCGAGGATCCGGGAGTCGGTCGTGAAGATCACGGCCACGCTCCGCTATCCGGACATCCTCCGCCCCTGGACCAAGCAGAGCCCCCGCGAGGCCAGCGGCACCGGCGTGGTCATCGACGGCAAGCGGATCCTCACCAATGCCCACATGGTCCTCTACGCCAGCCAGCTCTTCGTGGAGAGCCAGCAGTCCAGCGACAAGCTCGCGGCCACCGTGGAGGCCGTCAGCCCCGGCATGGACCTCGCCGTCATCAGGCTCGACGACGAGTCGTTCTTCGAGAAGCGCCCGCCGCTCACGCGCGTCCAGGCCCTGCCCGAGGTCAAGGAGGCCGTGGTCGTCTACGGGTATCCCCAGGGGGGCTCCAGCCTCTCCGTCACCAAGGGGATCGTCTCGCGGATCGAGTTCGTCGGCTACAACGAGGGGGCCAGCGGCGTCCGCATCCAGGTGGACGCCCCCATCAACCCGGGCAACAGCGGCGGACCCGCCCTGGTGGACGGCAAGATGATCGGCCTGATCTTCAGCAAGCTGACCCAGGCGGACAACATCGGCTACATCATCCCCGGCGAGGAGATCGAGCTGTTCCTCCGGGACATCAAGGACGGCCATTACGACGGCAAGCCCGACATGCACGACTCCCTCCAGACCTTCGAGAACGCCGCCCTCCGCGGCTTCCTCCAGGTCGACCGCAAGACGCAGGGCATGATCGTCCACCGGCCGGCCGAGGAGAAGGCGGACTACCCGCTGAAGACCTGGGACCTGATCACGAAGATCGGCGACAAGGAGATCGACAACGTCGGCATGGTGAAGGTCAAGGAGAACCTCCGCCTCCAGTTCCGCTACCTGATCCAGTCGCTGGCGAAGGACGAGGCCGTCCCCATGACGATCGTCCGCAAGGGCAAGCCCGAGGCGATCCGGCTCCCCGTGCCGAGGAAGTGGCCGATGCTCATCGAGCCGCTCCAGGGCAAGTACCCGCCGTACTTCATCTACGGCCCGCTGGTCTTCTCCTCGGCCAGCCGCGACCTGGCGGCGGCCCTCGACCGCCCCGGCAGCCCCGTGGGCGCGCTGCTCGCCATGATGGGCAGCCCCCTGGCCACCCGCCGCGGCGACCGCCAGGCCTTCCCCGGCGAGGAGCTCGTCCTCGTCACCTCGCCCATGTTCCCCCACGCCATCGCCAAGGGATACGACAACCCCTTCTCCAAGGTCGTCAAGGAGATCAACGGCACGAAGGTCAAGAACCTCCGCCACTTCGTCGAGCTGATCCGCGACAGCAAGAACAAGTACACCACCATCTCCTTCGACGATCGCTTCTCCGAGACCATCGTCTTCGACCACCAGGAGGCCCTGAAGGCCACCGACGAGATCCTCTCGGACAACGGCATCCGCCAGCAGGCCTCCGACGACCTGCTATCGGTCTGGAAGAAGACGAACTAACCACAGAAGCATGGAGGGCACAGAGAAGACCGGAAGAGAAGACGAGGAAGCGGGATGAGGGTTGCGGATCGCCGAACCGAGCCGCGGTCCCAGGCAGACGCTCTTCCCTGTTTCTGGTCTTCGTTGTGCCCTTCATGTCCTCGTGGCGGATCCTTTCTTCCTTCGCGGTTTCACTCTTCCGGTCTTCTCCGTGCCCTCTGTGCTTCTGTGGTCAGTCCCTCTTCAAGGATTCATCCCATGCTGACAGTGACCTCGGTCGCCCTCTGGATCTCGCTGGTCGTCCCCGGGCAGGCGGACTCGGCCGCCTGGAAGCCCCTGTTCAATGGCAAGGACCTCGACGGCTGGAAGCACGTCGGCCCGGGCAAGTTCGTCGTCGAGGACGGCCAGCTCCGCACCGAGGGGGGCATGGGCCTGCTCTACTATGAGAAGGAGAAGCTGGGCGATTGCGTGATCAGGGTCGTCTACAAGACGAAGGACCGGCGGTCGAACTCCGGCCTCTACATCCGGATCGCCGAGGCGCCGGCCGAGCCCTGGTACGCCGTGCATCACGGCTTCGAGGTCCAGATCGCCGACGGCGGCAACGGCTCGCGCGGCACCGGGTCGATCTACACCTTCGCGGAGTCCGCCGCCAAGCCGGCCGAGCCGGGCGAGTGGAACACGCTGGAGGTCACCCTCAGGGGCACCCGCGTGACCACCACCCTGAACGGCCAGCCCGCCGCCGACTTCGACTCCTCCACGCTGAAGGCCGACGCGGGCGACAAGGAAGGCCCCGGCGACCCCGCCCGCACCCCCCGGGCCGAGTCCGGCTACATCGGCCTCCAGAACCACGACGAAGGCTCCGTCGTCACCTTCAAGGAGGTCTCCGTCCGCCCGCTGGGCGCGAAGTGACATGCGCTACGCCCCCGCGCCGCGACGGTGATCGGAGCGGGCCGCGGGGGCGATCGGCAGCGACCACGCTCCCGATTGAGCGGGGCCTGCCCTTCCTTGACAGCCCTACGACTCCGAGGTAGAGATCACTCCCGAGGAGTCAGGTCGCATCAAGCGGCGAAGCGGCAAGGAGGAGGCCGCGAATGTCCCATCCCCCGGGCTTCCGGCCTGAACGACTCCTGACCTTCATCCAGGTCCCTCCGTTCCCGGGACAGTTCCACCGCCTTAAGCTCACGGACGAGGACCTGAGGGGGATCGAGATCACGATACTCGACGACCCACGGCAGGGGGTCGTGGTCGCCGGGACTCACGGACTTCGGAAGATGCGATTTGCGAGGCGAGGCTCGAATGCGGGTAAGAGCGGTGCCTACCGCATCTTCTACCTGCATCTGGAGGAATACGGCACCGTTTTCCTGTGGGCCATCATCCTGAAGGGGGAAGCGGAGAACCTCTCCGCCGCCGACCGGGAAGCCATCGGCAGGCAAGTCCTGCGAGCGAGGCAGGCTTTGGAACGAGGGGTGGAGTGATGCCGGACGAGAAAGACCTTTCCCCGCTGGCCGCCGAGATGGTGCGTGGGATGTCAGAGTTCTGCGACGCGGTCGAGTCTGGCGAGCCGGTCGCAAAGCGATACACGATCCGGACCGTGACGCTGGACCTCACAGGCACCCCCTACACGGCCGATGACGTCAAGAGAGTTCGACGGGCCTTGAATGCCAGCCAGTCCCTGCTTGCGAGGTTCCTGGGGGTGAGCGTCAAGACGGTCCGCGCCTGGGAGCAGGGGAGTCGTCCCGTGCCCACCATCGCGGCTCGCTACATGAATGACATCCTCCGCAATCCAGAAATTTGGACCCGCCGCGTCCGGCCCGTGGAGGCCGGCGGCGGGCCGGCCCCAAAGACCTAATTGCTCAGCCCCTGGCTCGCGCGACCCTCTCCCGCCGGGCGGGAGAGGGAGAGTTTCGCCTGGATCGGCGTAACACCGTT from Aquisphaera giovannonii includes these protein-coding regions:
- a CDS encoding 3-keto-disaccharide hydrolase; the encoded protein is MLTVTSVALWISLVVPGQADSAAWKPLFNGKDLDGWKHVGPGKFVVEDGQLRTEGGMGLLYYEKEKLGDCVIRVVYKTKDRRSNSGLYIRIAEAPAEPWYAVHHGFEVQIADGGNGSRGTGSIYTFAESAAKPAEPGEWNTLEVTLRGTRVTTTLNGQPAADFDSSTLKADAGDKEGPGDPARTPRAESGYIGLQNHDEGSVVTFKEVSVRPLGAK
- a CDS encoding response regulator — translated: MPPAPRVLLAEDNGDMREILARQLALMGLEVLGVANGRHAADIGLAALRAGNPFDLIFMDLEMPLVDGYEATRMLREGGHTGPILALTAHSFDEFLQDSLMVGCNDCLAKPIEWDLLATLVRKYLPHHPPPLMTLTPFD
- a CDS encoding helix-turn-helix domain-containing protein, producing MPDEKDLSPLAAEMVRGMSEFCDAVESGEPVAKRYTIRTVTLDLTGTPYTADDVKRVRRALNASQSLLARFLGVSVKTVRAWEQGSRPVPTIAARYMNDILRNPEIWTRRVRPVEAGGGPAPKT
- a CDS encoding S1C family serine protease, with the translated sequence MNRPRMSRMPLIAAVGLLLPFASPLPAAATAAAQPPAPAADAKPAEGDQEARIRESVVKITATLRYPDILRPWTKQSPREASGTGVVIDGKRILTNAHMVLYASQLFVESQQSSDKLAATVEAVSPGMDLAVIRLDDESFFEKRPPLTRVQALPEVKEAVVVYGYPQGGSSLSVTKGIVSRIEFVGYNEGASGVRIQVDAPINPGNSGGPALVDGKMIGLIFSKLTQADNIGYIIPGEEIELFLRDIKDGHYDGKPDMHDSLQTFENAALRGFLQVDRKTQGMIVHRPAEEKADYPLKTWDLITKIGDKEIDNVGMVKVKENLRLQFRYLIQSLAKDEAVPMTIVRKGKPEAIRLPVPRKWPMLIEPLQGKYPPYFIYGPLVFSSASRDLAAALDRPGSPVGALLAMMGSPLATRRGDRQAFPGEELVLVTSPMFPHAIAKGYDNPFSKVVKEINGTKVKNLRHFVELIRDSKNKYTTISFDDRFSETIVFDHQEALKATDEILSDNGIRQQASDDLLSVWKKTN